A window of Clostridium novyi genomic DNA:
ATAGTCGAAAGACCTTCTCTTAATTTAGCATTAAACATTTCTTCCACAGAATCATTGTAAACAGACATTGTAGGCTCATGAAGTTTTACATAGCGCATATCTGCAATTGTATTAATATCTAATTTTATAGGAACCCATGAATTGTTAAACCAATGATAACAGTAGAGTGATTTACCCAATTTATGAGATGGTTTAATAAGGAGTGTTAATCCGTTAAATAAAGTTATATAATTAGCATTCATATAAATCCTCCCTAAAATTCATTTTGTTTATACTTTGCTATAGGTTTGAAAATTAATAACTATAGCAAATAGGTTTAGCATAATTAAAAAATATAATATACTTATTTAAACTTTTAGTTTTATTAATATTTGTTATCTAGGGTTTAATACAAAAACTTTAGCAAAATAATGTGTATTATAGTCAAATACTTTTTCTTGAAATTTTGATTCAGTGAAATTAGAAACAAAATTTATATCACTATTATTAAAAAATTTAATTTTTTCTTGTAATAAGTCATCTGTATCTATTTTAAAGCTTTCAACAAATTGATAAGTAGCTATTTTTTGAGACTTAGATTGAGGTTTAAATTCAATAGAACTAGTAGTTGTTGTTTCTTCTAAAATAGATACATTAGAATTAAATGCTTTAGATAATTCACAAGAAAGTTTACTATATATTTTAGAAGTATTATTTATGTTTGAATTTGTGGAAATATATGAACCAATAGATAATGCCATAGAATAGCATTCATTTTTTTTGATTCCACTAGTAAGTGTTAAGGATTTTTTAGCTTTAGATTTAGCACTAATATCATTACATTGTGTTATTAAATTCCAATAACTTGAGTTTTTAAGCTTACAACCTTGACAATAAGAGTCATTTTTACTTAATAAAACTGTAAATAATAAGCTTCCTTTTTTAAATGGACCTTTCCATACAAGGGTTTCTACAAAGTCATTATCTGAATTTAAATATCCTAAACGGTCAGGTAATTTAGGTAATGTAAATGTTTCATTGCCATTTCTAGTTGCGTAAAAATTTATAGGAATAAATTTAATTAAATCACTTTTTGTACCGCCAACTTTTAATTTTGATGGGAATCCTTCATAGAACCAATTAGGTTGTATTTCTGGGAAAACAGGAGATATAACGGTATCTGATCTACTTTTATCAGTGTATGTGTTAATACTTGTAAATATTTCTTTACCACCAGTAACATAAGACTCATTAGTATTAGGTAAGGATGTAAAATCATTGGTTATGTTATCATTAAAATAATCACTATAAGGATTTGTAGGTTCATCAAACTTTACATAACGCATATCTGAGATTGTATTCATATTTAGTTCTAGTGGAACCCATGAATTATTAAACCAATGATAACAGTAAAGAGATTGACCTATTCTATGAGTTGGTTTAATAAGAAGAGTTAATCCATTTAATAAGGTTACGTAATTACCATTCATATAATTCCTCCGAAAAATTTATCTCATTTATATTATGGATAAATATTTTGAATTGTGAATAATTTTTAATTTTTAAAAATATTGTAAAAGTTAAAATGTATCATAATATAAAAACAAGTCTAGTGGATTACACCAATAGACTTGTTTTTATATTTTTATTAAGTTCATATTTGTTAATTTTAGTATACTATTTACAACCAGAAGTATTGTTTCCAGGAGGAATTGGAGAGCCTCCTACCATATTAGAAGGACAAGGAATTTCAGAACATCCATAATAGAATAGTGTTCCCCATAAAGAAAAACATTTTGTACAAGGTGTTGCATATTCTTTACGACAAATAATATCAAATTCTGAAAAATCAATAGAAACAAGGGCAAGTAGATTAATACCAGTAGCTTCAGATGGTATATCTATTTTAAAAGATTGAAGAACTGGTATATAAGGACTTTCAAAACTGTAATATTTATTATTAAGATAATAACCCCAAGATAAGAATGCAACATATGCTCCTTTATTATAGAAAGTAATGGATTCAGAATTACTGTTATTATCAGCATATAAGTCTTCAGAGGAAGAATTACAATTATTTAATGATGAAGTTAATATATTTGAACATGGAATATTTTCATAATTGTTTGAAAAGTTATTAATAGATTTATTTTCAAGCTGTAATATTTTAGTTTCTTGGGTTTTATTAATATTTGAAATCATATACATCACCTAGAGAGAATAGTCAAGAAAATTCTTGCTAATTTAATATATTCAAATAATATGTATATAGTTACAAAAAAACAAATAAGTCTACAAGAGTTTTATATAATATATAAAAATAAGTTTTACAAAAGTCCATATATAAATTTATTTAGAGACTTTTGTAAAACTTATTTATTTTTGAATAAACATATTTAATTTATCATTATTAAAAGTACAGATTATACAATGTTGAGAATTACAGAAACTATATACTTTTATATTTTTACTTTCAGATAAAAGCAATCCTTTACCTAATATAGATACAACATCACTATAAGTCATACCAGACTTTAGTTTCCTTATATTTTCATTAGAAAAATTGTTAGTATTTTCGTTTAATTTATATTGTTCTTTTGTGATAACGATTCCATTCCTAAACGTAATAAAGATACTTTTTTCTGTACCATTAACTTTCCAAAGATAAATATCATTTTTTAATCCGTTTATTACTTTGGTGCTTTTACAACTTTCCGAACCTAAAATATTAACAATATCAGTATAATTTGACCCAATCTTAATTTTTAAAAAGTTATCGTAAGTTATTTGTTTAGGAGAGCAGGCGTTAAATGTATAGCAACTAGTACTTGCATCACTAGTGAGTGTACTACAAGTATAAAATACTATGAATAGAGTTGAAAATATTCCGAAAATTTTTAACAAAATAGACTTTTTCATAGTTAAACCACTCCCGTATAAATATTTTAGCATATTATAAATGCAGGTTAATTAAAAATTTAACAATCTATTACAAAAAATATTCTTAATAATTATACATATATTATAACACAAAATTCTATAATTGTATCAAAAAAAACAATTATATTTTAAATAAATTATAGATGTATATTAATACAATGGAATTTTAAAATATATTTAATTAAATTTAATAAATAATAAGAAGTTATATATTTAAGCAAACTATAAGAGAAAATAATTTATAAGTATTTTATATATAAATATTAAATATAAAGGGGACATAAAATTATGATAGATTTAGTTTTTATAGGAACAGGTGGAGGAATGCCAACACCTGAAAGAAATTTGTCATCACTTCTTTTAAATTATAAAGGTCATAAAATTCTTGTTGATTGTGGAGAAGGTACTCAGGTTTCTATGAAAATTGCCAGAACTGGCTTTAAAAATATAGATATTATATGTATAACACATGGGCATGGAGATCATGTACTTGGGCTTCCTGGTATTTTAGCCACTATGGGGAATAGTGGAAGAATAGAACCAGTAACTATAATAGGACCAGTTGGGATAAACAAGATAGTAAAGGGGCTTACAGTAATTACTCCTTATCTTCCATATAAGCTAAAAATAATTGAAAGTCCTAATGAAAAAATGTTTTTTTCCATAGAGAATAATAATCTTGTATTACATAATAAAGGAGAAATATGTATAAATACTCTTGAGGTTAATCATTCAAGTCCATGTATAGCTTATAATTTTAATATAAAACGAAGACCGAGATTTGATAGAGATAAGGCTATAAGTCAAAATATACCTAAGAACTTGTGGAATGTTCTTCAAAAAGGCAATGATATAGTTTATAAAGACATACTTTATAACTCTGAAATGGTGTTGGGAGAAGAAAGAGAGGGAATAAAAATTTCATTTGTAACAGACACAACACCTATTAATGAACTAGTTTCTTTTATAAAAAATAGTGATTTGCTAGTATGTGAAGGAACTTATGGTAATGATAAAGATATTGATAAAGCTGTTAAGAATAAGCATATGACTTTTTCACAAGCAGCTATGCTAGCAAAAGATGGAAAGGTAAAAGAACTTATATTAACTCATTTTAGTACAGCTATGGATAATCCAAAAGAATTTATTCACTTTGCTAAAGATATTTTTAAGGATACTTATATTGCAGAAGATAGAATGTTAAAAAGTTTAAAGTTTAATTAATAATTTAATAAATATATTAGCCTTGTAAGTAGGGTATAAATATGATAGAATATTACTGGAAAATTTCAAAATAATAACAATTATGGTATATTACAAAATATGGTTTTATATTATTAAATTTTAGTAA
This region includes:
- a CDS encoding ribonuclease Z; this translates as MIDLVFIGTGGGMPTPERNLSSLLLNYKGHKILVDCGEGTQVSMKIARTGFKNIDIICITHGHGDHVLGLPGILATMGNSGRIEPVTIIGPVGINKIVKGLTVITPYLPYKLKIIESPNEKMFFSIENNNLVLHNKGEICINTLEVNHSSPCIAYNFNIKRRPRFDRDKAISQNIPKNLWNVLQKGNDIVYKDILYNSEMVLGEEREGIKISFVTDTTPINELVSFIKNSDLLVCEGTYGNDKDIDKAVKNKHMTFSQAAMLAKDGKVKELILTHFSTAMDNPKEFIHFAKDIFKDTYIAEDRMLKSLKFN